In the genome of Kitasatospora cathayae, one region contains:
- a CDS encoding dihydroorotase, whose product MVSYLIRNARILGGAPQDLHLADGVIQAIGTGLAVDADIEIDATGMIVLPGLVDLHTHLREPGREDAETVLTGTQAAAMGGFTAVHAMANTTPVADTAGVVEQVWRLGQEAGYCDVQPVGAVTVGLEGKKLAELGAMHESAANVRVFSDDGKCVDDAVLMRRALEYVKAFDGVVAQHAQEPRLTEGAQMNEGQVSGELGLGGWPAVAEESIIARDVLLAAHVGSRLHVCHLSTAGSVEIVRWAKSKGWDVTAEVTPHHLLLTDELVRSYDPVYKVNPPLRTAEDVQALRKALADGTIDAVATDHAPHPAEDKDCEWAVAAMGMVGLETALSVVQQTMVDTGLLNWEGVADRMSHRPARIGRLTGHGRPISVGEPANLVLFDPAYRGAVNPESFATRSRNTPYKGMDLPGRVHATFLRGRATVLAGELAEQGGLE is encoded by the coding sequence ATGGTCAGCTACCTGATCCGCAACGCCAGGATCCTGGGCGGCGCCCCGCAGGACCTCCACCTCGCCGACGGTGTCATCCAGGCGATCGGCACCGGCCTGGCGGTCGACGCGGACATCGAGATCGACGCCACCGGCATGATCGTCCTGCCCGGCCTGGTCGACCTGCACACCCACCTGCGCGAGCCCGGCCGCGAGGACGCCGAGACCGTGCTCACCGGCACCCAGGCCGCCGCGATGGGCGGCTTCACCGCCGTGCACGCGATGGCCAACACCACCCCGGTGGCCGACACCGCCGGTGTCGTCGAGCAGGTCTGGCGGCTCGGCCAGGAGGCCGGCTACTGCGACGTGCAGCCGGTCGGCGCCGTCACCGTCGGCCTGGAGGGCAAGAAGCTCGCCGAGCTCGGCGCGATGCACGAGTCCGCCGCGAACGTCCGGGTCTTCTCCGACGACGGCAAGTGCGTGGACGACGCGGTGCTGATGCGTCGCGCCCTGGAGTACGTCAAGGCCTTCGACGGCGTCGTCGCCCAGCACGCCCAGGAGCCGCGGCTGACCGAGGGCGCCCAGATGAACGAGGGCCAGGTCTCCGGCGAGCTCGGGCTCGGCGGCTGGCCGGCCGTCGCCGAGGAGTCGATCATCGCCCGCGACGTGCTGCTCGCCGCGCACGTCGGCTCCCGCCTGCACGTCTGCCACCTCTCCACGGCCGGCTCGGTGGAGATCGTCCGCTGGGCCAAGTCCAAGGGCTGGGACGTCACCGCCGAGGTCACCCCGCACCACCTGCTGCTCACCGACGAGCTGGTCCGCTCCTACGACCCGGTGTACAAGGTGAACCCGCCGCTGCGCACCGCCGAGGACGTCCAGGCGCTGCGCAAGGCGCTCGCCGACGGCACCATCGACGCCGTCGCCACCGACCACGCGCCGCACCCGGCCGAGGACAAGGACTGCGAGTGGGCCGTGGCCGCGATGGGCATGGTCGGTCTGGAGACCGCGCTGTCGGTCGTGCAGCAGACCATGGTCGACACCGGCCTGCTGAACTGGGAGGGCGTCGCGGACCGGATGTCCCACCGCCCGGCCCGGATCGGCCGTCTCACCGGCCACGGCCGGCCGATCTCGGTGGGTGAGCCCGCCAACCTGGTGCTCTTCGATCCCGCGTACCGTGGTGCCGTGAACCCCGAGAGCTTCGCCACCCGCAGCCGCAACACCCCCTACAAGGGCATGGACCTGCCCGGACGGGTGCACGCCACCTTCCTGCGCGGGCGCGCCACCGTGCTGGCCGGCGAGCTGGCCGAGCAGGGTGGCCTGGAGTGA
- a CDS encoding PH-like domain-containing protein produces the protein MDYATLAREQAKVTNWPGYIGWSIGLLIIIALVYWLMRQGWNWRRTLQSGIPPLPAVPARAGRTILETSGRYHGTTTAGNWLDRVVAHGLGTRSRADLTLGEDGLLVQRPGDVDLWIPAEHLTGARTDSGIAGKVVPSGLLVVSWTHEGTELDSGFRADHPDEHAAWVEAIAQLATRTKTKKTEEAAS, from the coding sequence ATGGACTACGCCACGCTCGCCAGGGAGCAGGCGAAGGTCACCAACTGGCCGGGGTACATCGGCTGGTCGATCGGGCTGCTGATCATCATCGCCCTGGTCTACTGGCTGATGCGCCAGGGCTGGAACTGGCGGCGCACCCTGCAGTCCGGGATCCCGCCGCTGCCTGCCGTGCCGGCCCGCGCCGGGCGGACCATCCTGGAGACCAGCGGCCGGTACCACGGCACCACCACCGCCGGGAACTGGCTGGACCGGGTCGTCGCGCACGGCCTGGGCACCCGCAGCCGGGCCGACCTCACCCTCGGCGAGGACGGCCTGCTGGTCCAGCGCCCCGGCGACGTCGACCTCTGGATCCCGGCCGAGCACCTGACCGGTGCCCGTACGGACTCCGGGATCGCCGGCAAGGTCGTCCCCTCCGGGCTGCTCGTCGTCAGCTGGACGCACGAGGGCACCGAGCTGGACTCCGGCTTCCGGGCCGACCACCCCGACGAGCACGCCGCCTGGGTCGAGGCGATCGCTCAACTCGCAACACGTACGAAGACGAAGAAGACGGAAGAGGCCGCGTCATGA